In Paraburkholderia sp. PGU19, a single window of DNA contains:
- a CDS encoding enoyl-CoA hydratase-related protein, with the protein MTVRLHFADDVAVLTIDRPAALNALNLDMLGKLSQNVDAISRASVRGVVVVGGGDRAFCAGADIGELRGRTSQQHQNGASFGQRTFAKLAALHVPSVAVIRGAALGGGLELAMSCSYRVAVAGVKLGLPEIRLGLIPGYGGTQRLPRLVGTEKAMDMIVSGRTVSAEEALQIGLVDKLVEEGEPVSIGIAFLDSMLKGYPAAVHLAREAVRCAGSLDLDAGLRAEAELFSLATQTEDANEGMNAFLEKRAPQFKGR; encoded by the coding sequence ATGACGGTGCGCCTGCACTTTGCCGATGATGTGGCGGTGCTGACGATCGACCGTCCAGCTGCCCTCAACGCACTGAACCTCGACATGCTTGGCAAGCTGTCCCAAAACGTTGATGCGATCTCGCGTGCCAGCGTGAGAGGTGTCGTCGTGGTCGGCGGTGGCGACAGAGCATTCTGTGCGGGTGCGGACATCGGCGAATTGCGCGGCAGGACCTCTCAGCAACATCAGAACGGGGCCAGCTTTGGACAGCGGACGTTCGCCAAGCTTGCAGCGCTGCATGTGCCGTCCGTCGCCGTAATCCGTGGTGCCGCATTGGGCGGCGGCCTCGAGCTCGCGATGTCCTGCAGCTATCGGGTCGCCGTCGCAGGCGTAAAGCTCGGCTTGCCGGAAATAAGGCTGGGCCTGATACCCGGCTACGGCGGCACGCAGCGTCTGCCCCGGCTCGTTGGCACGGAGAAGGCCATGGACATGATCGTCTCCGGTCGGACCGTGTCCGCGGAAGAGGCGTTGCAGATCGGTCTGGTGGACAAGTTGGTCGAGGAGGGAGAACCCGTGTCGATCGGCATTGCCTTTCTCGACTCGATGTTGAAAGGGTATCCCGCCGCCGTCCATCTTGCCCGGGAGGCGGTCCGTTGTGCGGGTAGTCTCGACCTCGACGCCGGACTGCGGGCCGAAGCGGAGCTGTTCTCGCTTGCCACGCAGACGGAGGACGCAAACGAAGGGATGAATGCCTTTCTCGAGAAGCGTGCTCCGCAATTCAAGGGGCGATGA